In the Centroberyx gerrardi isolate f3 chromosome 9, fCenGer3.hap1.cur.20231027, whole genome shotgun sequence genome, one interval contains:
- the rfxank gene encoding DNA-binding protein RFXANK isoform X1: MEAIDDADDEFTDGLNIESTNVCLSDSREERSNVSPETMDVDEENLFKHSTTLTNKQRGNEVTVRPATLDALSIHQLAAQGEVSQLTTHLSKDSSLLNKQDERGFTPLMWAAAFGEKAVVDFLLEKGADPKTIARERESALTLASSGGFVDIVKSLLGHGVDINTYDWNGGTPLLYAVRGNHIKCVEALLAKGADMTIESDSGYSPMALAVALGHKKIQKVLEDHILKLYKPPT; this comes from the exons ATGGAAGCCAtagatgatgctgatgatgagtTTACAGATGGCCTAAATATTGAATCAACTAATGTATGTCTTTCGGACTCCAGAGAGGAGAGGTCAAATG TGTCTCCAGAGACCATGGATGTGGATGAAGAGAATTTGTTCAAACACTCCACCACTCTCACCAACAAGCAGCGTGGGAACGAGGTTACAGTACGCCCAGCAACATTAGACG CTCTGTCCATACACCAGCTGGCAGCTCAGGGCGAAGTTTCACAGTTGACTACACACCTGAGTAAAG ACAGTTCACTGCTCAACAAACAGGATGAACGGGGCTTCACGCCCCTCATGTGGGCAGCAGCATTCGGAGAGAAAGCAGTGGTGGATTTTCTCTTGGAAAAG GGTGCAGACCCCAAAACTATTGcaagggagcgagagagcgcCCTAACCCTGGCCAGCTCTGGAGGCTTTGTTGACATTGTCAAGTCTCTTCTTGGACACGGAGTAGACATTAACACTTATGACTGG AACGGAggaactcctctcctctacgcTGTACGAGGGAACCACATCAAATGTGTAGAGGCGCTCTTAG CCAAAGGGGCAGACATGACCATCGAGTCGGACTCTGGGTACAGTCCAATGGCCTTAGCTGTTGCTCTCGGACACAAAAAGA TCCAGAAAGTGTTGGAGGACCACATTCTGAAACTCTACAAGCCACCAACATGA
- the rfxank gene encoding DNA-binding protein RFXANK isoform X3: MANQLRLSPETMDVDEENLFKHSTTLTNKQRGNEVTVRPATLDALSIHQLAAQGEVSQLTTHLSKDSSLLNKQDERGFTPLMWAAAFGEKAVVDFLLEKGADPKTIARERESALTLASSGGFVDIVKSLLGHGVDINTYDWNGGTPLLYAVRGNHIKCVEALLAKGADMTIESDSGYSPMALAVALGHKKIQKVLEDHILKLYKPPT, from the exons ATGGCGAATCAATTGAGAC TGTCTCCAGAGACCATGGATGTGGATGAAGAGAATTTGTTCAAACACTCCACCACTCTCACCAACAAGCAGCGTGGGAACGAGGTTACAGTACGCCCAGCAACATTAGACG CTCTGTCCATACACCAGCTGGCAGCTCAGGGCGAAGTTTCACAGTTGACTACACACCTGAGTAAAG ACAGTTCACTGCTCAACAAACAGGATGAACGGGGCTTCACGCCCCTCATGTGGGCAGCAGCATTCGGAGAGAAAGCAGTGGTGGATTTTCTCTTGGAAAAG GGTGCAGACCCCAAAACTATTGcaagggagcgagagagcgcCCTAACCCTGGCCAGCTCTGGAGGCTTTGTTGACATTGTCAAGTCTCTTCTTGGACACGGAGTAGACATTAACACTTATGACTGG AACGGAggaactcctctcctctacgcTGTACGAGGGAACCACATCAAATGTGTAGAGGCGCTCTTAG CCAAAGGGGCAGACATGACCATCGAGTCGGACTCTGGGTACAGTCCAATGGCCTTAGCTGTTGCTCTCGGACACAAAAAGA TCCAGAAAGTGTTGGAGGACCACATTCTGAAACTCTACAAGCCACCAACATGA
- the rfxank gene encoding DNA-binding protein RFXANK isoform X2 → MEAIDDADDEFTDGLNIESTNVCLSDSREERSNVSPETMDVDEENLFKHSTTLTNKQRGNEVTVRPATLDDSSLLNKQDERGFTPLMWAAAFGEKAVVDFLLEKGADPKTIARERESALTLASSGGFVDIVKSLLGHGVDINTYDWNGGTPLLYAVRGNHIKCVEALLAKGADMTIESDSGYSPMALAVALGHKKIQKVLEDHILKLYKPPT, encoded by the exons ATGGAAGCCAtagatgatgctgatgatgagtTTACAGATGGCCTAAATATTGAATCAACTAATGTATGTCTTTCGGACTCCAGAGAGGAGAGGTCAAATG TGTCTCCAGAGACCATGGATGTGGATGAAGAGAATTTGTTCAAACACTCCACCACTCTCACCAACAAGCAGCGTGGGAACGAGGTTACAGTACGCCCAGCAACATTAGACG ACAGTTCACTGCTCAACAAACAGGATGAACGGGGCTTCACGCCCCTCATGTGGGCAGCAGCATTCGGAGAGAAAGCAGTGGTGGATTTTCTCTTGGAAAAG GGTGCAGACCCCAAAACTATTGcaagggagcgagagagcgcCCTAACCCTGGCCAGCTCTGGAGGCTTTGTTGACATTGTCAAGTCTCTTCTTGGACACGGAGTAGACATTAACACTTATGACTGG AACGGAggaactcctctcctctacgcTGTACGAGGGAACCACATCAAATGTGTAGAGGCGCTCTTAG CCAAAGGGGCAGACATGACCATCGAGTCGGACTCTGGGTACAGTCCAATGGCCTTAGCTGTTGCTCTCGGACACAAAAAGA TCCAGAAAGTGTTGGAGGACCACATTCTGAAACTCTACAAGCCACCAACATGA
- the borcs8 gene encoding BLOC-1-related complex subunit 8 isoform X1: protein MTTKIRKKLATNSLRSLTQLNSLAVALHHQWLFVIVRIMEDQEMQLKVKRVTDKFTESMYVLANEPSVALYRLQEHVRRSLPELVQHKTDMQSWEEQSQGAIYTVEYACSAVKSMTNSSLYFKSIDSLLRQAISMKEQISNSQGRSLCDVTPSPSPPVPAPHPPSSSS from the exons ATGACAACAAAAATACGGAAGAAGCTAGCAACTAATTCGTTGCGTTCGCTAACACAACTTAACTCACTTGCAGTAGCATTGCACCATCAGTGGCTGTTTGTAATAGTTCGCATTATGGAAGACCAGGAGATGCAACTGAAAGTCAAACGAG TGACTGACAAATTCACGGAGAGCATGTACGTCCTGGCTAATGAACCGTCTGTGGCCCTCTACCGACTGCAAGAACACGTCAGGAGGTCGCTGCCAGAACTGGTGCAACACAAG acagacatgcagagctGGGAGGAGCAGAGCCAAGGAGCCATCTACACTGTAGAGTATGCATGCAG CGCCGTGAAGAGCATGACGAACAGCAGCCTGTATTTCAAAAGCATCGACAGCCTCCTACGTCAAGCCATCAGCATGAAGGAACAGATCAGCAACTCTCAAGGACGCAG CTTATGTGACGTGACCCCCTCTCCCAGTCCCCCTGTCCCTGCTCCACATcccccatcctcttcctcatga
- the borcs8 gene encoding BLOC-1-related complex subunit 8 isoform X3, whose protein sequence is MTTKIRKKLATNSLRSLTQLNSLAVALHHQWLFVIVRIMEDQEMQLKVKRVTDKFTESMYVLANEPSVALYRLQEHVRRSLPELVQHKTDMQSWEEQSQGAIYTVEYACSAVKSMTNSSLYFKSIDSLLRQAISMKEQISNSQGRSPPVPAPHPPSSSS, encoded by the exons ATGACAACAAAAATACGGAAGAAGCTAGCAACTAATTCGTTGCGTTCGCTAACACAACTTAACTCACTTGCAGTAGCATTGCACCATCAGTGGCTGTTTGTAATAGTTCGCATTATGGAAGACCAGGAGATGCAACTGAAAGTCAAACGAG TGACTGACAAATTCACGGAGAGCATGTACGTCCTGGCTAATGAACCGTCTGTGGCCCTCTACCGACTGCAAGAACACGTCAGGAGGTCGCTGCCAGAACTGGTGCAACACAAG acagacatgcagagctGGGAGGAGCAGAGCCAAGGAGCCATCTACACTGTAGAGTATGCATGCAG CGCCGTGAAGAGCATGACGAACAGCAGCCTGTATTTCAAAAGCATCGACAGCCTCCTACGTCAAGCCATCAGCATGAAGGAACAGATCAGCAACTCTCAAGGACGCAG TCCCCCTGTCCCTGCTCCACATcccccatcctcttcctcatga
- the borcs8 gene encoding BLOC-1-related complex subunit 8 isoform X2, which translates to MTTKIRKKLATNSLRSLTQLNSLAVALHHQWLFVIVRIMEDQEMQLKVKRVTDKFTESMYVLANEPSVALYRLQEHVRRSLPELVQHKTDMQSWEEQSQGAIYTVEYACSAVKSMTNSSLYFKSIDSLLRQAISMKEQISNSQGRRKRTMDPAMLKEGGEKHSSGM; encoded by the exons ATGACAACAAAAATACGGAAGAAGCTAGCAACTAATTCGTTGCGTTCGCTAACACAACTTAACTCACTTGCAGTAGCATTGCACCATCAGTGGCTGTTTGTAATAGTTCGCATTATGGAAGACCAGGAGATGCAACTGAAAGTCAAACGAG TGACTGACAAATTCACGGAGAGCATGTACGTCCTGGCTAATGAACCGTCTGTGGCCCTCTACCGACTGCAAGAACACGTCAGGAGGTCGCTGCCAGAACTGGTGCAACACAAG acagacatgcagagctGGGAGGAGCAGAGCCAAGGAGCCATCTACACTGTAGAGTATGCATGCAG CGCCGTGAAGAGCATGACGAACAGCAGCCTGTATTTCAAAAGCATCGACAGCCTCCTACGTCAAGCCATCAGCATGAAGGAACAGATCAGCAACTCTCAAGGACGCAG aAAAAGGACCATGGACCCAGCCATGCTAAAGGAAGGGGGAGAAAAGCACAGCTCTGGGATGTGA
- the tmem221 gene encoding transmembrane protein 221 has protein sequence MTHTYSQRSLMVLSLLGILSAIMSVLSVILIFQLQSQQTAVKESPPSTSVVPTHVWAVLLPVSTVLSALSLTLNLSSVVVCLLHSYFSTEICRGEQDTERADWFLLDSRAVRHVTIGLFCLGVSVYLAAMSIYMLLIFEVETGIASACVLSSGILILLIIVIHSLVKASRTARPFHSNRLDTLYQNEHGSSSTPVSRPCELKIGVDKPRMHRSQSHLQRQISYPPCANPKQREQHQQYSPPGGSQGHASDKDGYSSGGSCPRMHRTLSTESGLLQAQTKPWNGVNNEMRSVLARKSGISAKDSTLV, from the exons ATGACGCACACCTACAGCCAGCGGTCTCTAATGGTTCTGTCTTTACTGGGGATTTTATCGGCCATCATGTCTGTTTTATCGGTCATTCTGATTTTCCAGCTCCAGTCACAACAGACGGCAGTGAAGGAATCTCCCCCTTCTACCTCGGTCGTGCCAACTCATGTTTGGGCCGTCCTGCTGCCAGTGTCCACAGTGCTCTCCGCTCTTTCCCTCACGCTCAATTTGAGCTCTGTTGTGGTCTGTCTCCTCCACAGCTATTTTTCAACAGAGATCTGCAGAGGAGAACAAGATACGGAAAG AGCAGACTGGTTCCTGTTGGATAGCAGAGCTGTACGACATGTTACAATAGGACTGTTCTGCCTTGGGGTTTCTGTGTACTTGGCAG CTATGTCAATCTACATGCTCCTGATATTTGAGGTGGAGACGGGTATTGCCAGTGCATGTGTCCTGTCTTCTGGGATCCTGATCCTGTTGATCATCGTAATCCACTCTCTGGTCAAAGCTTCCCGTACTGCCAGGCCCTTTCACAGCAATCGCCTTGACACCCTGTACCAGAACGAGCACGGAAGCAGCAGCACCCCCGTCTCCCGGCCCTGCGAGCTCAAAATCGGCGTGGACAAACCGCGGATGCACCGCAGCCAGTCTCACCTCCAGCGCCAGATCTCTTACCCTCCGTGTGCCAACCCGAAACAGCGGGAGCAGCACCAGCAGTACTCCCCTCCCGGAGGTTCACAGGGCCACGCTAGTGATAAAGACGGCTACAGCAGTGGTGGCAGTTGTCCTCGAATGCACAGGACCCTGTCTACTGAGTCTGGCTTACTGCAGGCCCAGACTAAACCCTGGAATGGGGTCAATAATGAGATGAGGAGTGTCCTTGCACGCAAGTCAGGGATTTCCGCAAAAGACTCTACTCTAGTGTGA
- the mef2b gene encoding myocyte-specific enhancer factor 2B yields the protein MGRKKIQISRILDQRNRQVTFTKRKFGLMKKAYELSVLCDCEIALIIFNSTNRLFQYASTDMDKVLLKYTEYSEPHESRTNTDILETLRRKGLGLDGTELDSEESMQVATDKYPLSEGMDLSVARQRYYAPSLLTPEAQFLVSTGCENGFPNSSGSSMASYRPPAFKPLGSRPGSASPAGPHTHTAFMSPHSGIGYSVFSHGNLSRALDMKSPPPLNLGSENLRGDAANQGMGATRANLSSARGLLYQGLHPGSSMVAMGKAGLLGHSLGGYGLSSPGASEYNHPGFPHSVSLQRGAVNPWQPAQPPQEPHGPHISPGMSSGGCSFPSQTSSSTSPHLPSLNLNIKSERSSPEHMSSPSSPPLHHLRQPSPMSNPDSARHTPPEPYPANERKEFPKAGYPAVAQQLGDEEKGGQPLRQLEISDGWQR from the exons AtgggaagaaagaaaatacaaatttcTCGTATCCTGGACCAGAGGAATAGACAG GTGACTTTCACCAAGCGTAAGTTTGGTCTGATGAAGAAGGCCTATGAGCTGAGCGTGCTGTGTGACTGTGAGATCGCCCTCATCATCTTCAACAGCACCAACCGTCTGTTCCAGTACGCCAGCACAGACATGGACAAGGTGCTGCTCAAATACACCGAGTACAGCGAGCCACACGAGAGTCGCACCAACACGGATATACTGGAG ACGCTGCGTAGGAAAGGCCTTGGTCTGGACGGCACAGAGCTCGACAGCGAGGAGAGCATGCAGGTGGCAACAGACAAATATCCTCTCAGCGAGGGCATGGACCTCTCTGTGGCCCGACAACGCTACTAT GCTCCATCACTGCTCACCCCAGAGGCCCAGTTCCTGGTGTCTACAGGCTGTGAGAACGGCTTCCCCAACTCCTCTGGATCCAGCATGGCGTCCTACAGACCCCCAGCCTTCAAACCTCTGGGCTCCAGACCAGGCTCTGCAAGCCCTGCtggaccgcacacacacactgccttcaTGTCTCCACACTCAG GTATTGGCTACTCCGTGTTCTCCCACGGCAACCTGAGTCGGGCTCTGGACATGAAGAGCCCTCCTCCCCTGAACCTGGGCAGCGAGAACCTGCGGGGAGACGCTGCTAATCAGGGCATGGGGGCCACGCGCGCCAACCTCAGCTCTGCT AGAGGCCTGCTGTACCAGGGCCTGCACCCCGGCAGCTCCATGGTGGCTATGGGGAAGGCGGGGCTGCTGGGCCACAGTCTGGGAGGTTACGGCCTCTCCTCACCTGGAGCCTCTG AGTACAACCACCCAGGTTTTCCCCACTCTGTCAGTCTACAGCGAGGAGCAGTGAACCCCTGGCAACCAGCGCAGCCACCACAGGAGCCCCACGGGCCTCATATCAGCCCAGG GATGTCCAGCGGAGGGTGCTCCTTCCCCTCCCAGACTTCCTCCTCAACCTCTCCacatctcccctccctcaacctCAACATCAAATCGGAGCGTAGCTCTCCTGAGCACATGtcctcgccctcctcccctcccctgcacCACCTCAGGCAGCCTTCCCCAATGAGCAACCCCGATTCCGCTCGCCATACCCCTCCAGAACCCTATCCAGCCAATGAGAGGAAGGAGTTTCCCAAAGCCGGCTACCCAGCCGTGGCCCAACAACTtggagatgaggagaaaggagggcaGCCTCTCAGGCAGTTAGAGATCAGTGACGGGTGGCAGAGATAG